In Tenacibaculum sp. 190524A02b, the genomic stretch TCTCACAACAACAACATAAGAACTGAAAAGGCCGATCCTTTTGCTAAACGCTGTGAACATCCACCTAAAACAGCTTCAGTTGTTTGGAATGATGATTATTTATGGAGTGATAATAATTGGTTAAAAAAGAGAAAGCAACACAATGCCTTAAATGCTCCATTTTCTGTTTATGAAGTGCACTTAGCTTCTTGGAAAAAAAAGTTTGATGATAATCATCGCTCATATTCTTATATAGAAATGGCCGATGAGTTAGTGAATTATGTGAAAGACATGAACTTTACACATGTAGAGCTTATGCCTGTTATGGAACACCCTTATGAACCTTCTTGGGGTTATCAAATTACAGGTTATTTTGCGCCCACTTCACGTTTTGGATATCCAGAAGATTTTAAGTATTTAATCGACAAATTCCATCAAAATGACATTGGTGTTATTTTAGATTGGGTGCCTTCTCATTTTCCTGAAGATTCGCATGGTCTTGGTTTCTTTGATGGTTCACATTTATACGAACATCCAGACAGAAGAAAAGGCTATCATCCAGATTGGAAAAGTCTTATTTTTAATTACGAAAGAAATGAAGTGAGAAGTTTTTTAATTAGTAATGCTATTTATTGGCTAGATCAATATCATATTGATGGATTACGTGTAGATGCTGTAGCCTCTATGATTTTTTTAGATTATTCTAGAAGTGAAGGTGAATGGGAACCTAATATATATGGTGGAAACGAAAACCTAGACGCTATTGAATTCCTGAAAGAACTTAATGAAGAAGTATATGCTAGCTTTCCCGATGTACAAACTATCGCCGAAGAATCTACCGCTTTTCCCAAAATATCTAAACCAACTTATCTAGGTGGTTTAGGGTTTGGTATGAAATGGATGATGGGCTGGATGCATGATTCTCTTCAATACTTTGGTAAAGAACCTATTTATAGAAAACATCATCAAAATGACTTAACGTTTAGTATGACCTATGCTTTTACTGAAAACTTTATGCTTCCTTTATCGCATGATGAAGTTGTTCATGGTAAAAGTAGTATTGTTGGTAGAATGCCTGGTGATGAATGGCAAAAGTTTGCCAACTTACGTTTACTATACAGTTACATGTTTACACATTCTGGTAGTAAGTTATTATTTATGGGTAGTGAATTTGGACAACATGCAGAATGGAATTTTCAAACTAGTTTAGATTGGTACGTATTGCAATATGATGTTCATAAAGGAACTCAAAAATTGGTTAAGGATTTAAATACTTTGTACAGAAAATATCCAGCCCTTTATGAGAAACAGTTTGAACAAGAGGGTTTTGAATGGATCAATTATGATGACCATGAAAACTCAGTAATTAGTTACATCAGAAAAGGCAAGCATGAAAAAAACTCCCTAATTGTTGTATGCAATATGACCCCTATTCCTAGAGAATCTTACAGAATTGGTTTACCTAAAAAAGGTAAATTAATACAATTATTTAATAGTGATTATAAAAAATACGGAGGAAGTGGTATTTCTAACAAAAAGAGCTTACCCATAGAAAAGGTTAATTGGAATTACAGATCTTTTTCTTGTGAAATAATTTTACCGCCTTTAGCGACTGTAGTTTTTAAAATAGAATCGTAATTCAAAATAATTAAAACAACTCACTTAGTTCAAATCTTAAAACTATCTATACAGATACATTTTAGCAGCATACTAACCAAAAAAATTAAGTATTATGATTATTAATACAGAAATAGAATACAAAGGAAATCTTTTTCCAGGAAAAATAACTTCTTTCTCTCAAGATGTAGATAAGATCTACTTTAAAACCGAAAATGGTGTTATTCTTCAAGTTACCATTTTACGAGGAAGTGTCATTCGATTTAGATACGCCACTGATAATAATTTTGAAAAAGATTTTTCTTATGCTATTAGTGAAGATGGTGTTAGAGGGTATACTAAACTAGAAGTAGAAGAACATGTAACTTGTTATAAAATAATAACGTTAAAAATTATTATCCAAATTCATAAAGAGAACTTAAAATCTACAATATATGATACGAAAGGAAATATCATTTGTAGGGACGATTGGGGTTTTCATTGGGAACAGAGTTATGAATATGGTGGTAATATTGTAAAAATGAGTAAGGCTGCTCCTCAAGGTGAATGTTATTATGGTTTGGGAGACAAACCCATGCATTTAAACTTAAAAGGGAAACGTGTTGAAAATTGGGCTACCGACCAATATGCTTTTGGTAAAGACCAAGATCCTTTATACAAAAGCGTGCCTTTTTATATTGGAATGCATGAAGAAAGAGCTTACGGAATTTTTTTTGACAATACGTTTAAAACCTTTTTTGATTTTTGCCATGAACGCAGAAACGTGACTAGTTTTTGGGCACACGGTGGCGAGATGAATTATTATTTCTTTTTTGGCCCAGATATGCAAGATGTAATTACACGTTATACAGATTTAACTGGAAAACCTGAATTGCCTCCACTCTGGGCTTTAGGCTATCATCAGTGTAAATGGAGCTACTACCCAGAGTCAAAAGTAAAAGAAGTTACCGGTAAGTTTAGAGAACTACGAATTCCTTGTGATGGTATTTATTTAGATATTGATTATATGGACGGGTTCCGTTGTTTTACTTGGAACAACGAATATTTCCCTAACCCTAAACGAATGGTAGCCGAATTGGCTGCCGATGGTTTTAAGACAGTAGCTATTATTGACCCGGGTATTAAAATTGATGATGATTATTGGGTATATCAAGAAGCCATGGAAAAAGATTTTTTCTGTAAACGAGCTGACGGCCCGTATATGCGTGGAAAAGTATGGCCTGGTGAATGTTTTTTTCCCGACTTTACCAATCCTAAAGTACGAACATGGTGGTCTGGATTGTTTAAAGAAATTATTGATGAAATAGGCGTTAAAGGTATTTGGAACGACATGAACGAACCTGCCGTTATGGAAGTTCCGGGAAAAACTTTTCCTAATGATGTGCGCCACAGTTACGATGGAAATTATTGTAGTCATAGAAAAGCACATAATATTTACGGAACACAAATGGCGCGTGCTACCTATGAAGGTGTCAAAAAATACGCCTATCCTAAAAGACCTTTTATCATTACACGCTCGGCTTATTCCGGAGCACAACGTTATACTTCTTCTTGGACGGGTGATAATATTGCCACTTGGGAACATTTATGGATTGCCAATATTCAAGCACAACGAATGAGTATGAGTGGCATGTCTTTTACAGGAAGTGATATTGGTGGTTTTGCTGAGCATCCAACTGGTGAATTGTATGCTAGATGGATTCAGTTAGGTGTGTTCCATCCCTTTTGTAGAACACATTCTTCAGGAGATCATGGTAGTCAAGAACCTTGGACATTTGGTGAAGAGGTAATTGATGTGACTAGAAAATATGTTGAACTACGTTATCAATTACTTCCTTATTTATACACCATGTTTTGGGAATATGCCACCTATGGGATCCCTATGTTAAAATCTTTAGTTTTATACGATCAGTTAGATATTCAAACACATTATAGAACGGATGAGTTTATTTTTGGAAATCAAATATTGGTTTGCCCCGTTCAAGAACCTAATTCTAAAGGACGAAGAATGTATATTCCGCAAGGACATTGGTACAATTACTGGACACAAGAATATGTAACTGGTGGAATGGAAAAATGGGTAGATGCAGATATCGATATTATTCCGATGTTTATAAAAGAAGGTACCATTCTTCCTAAATATCCCGTTCAACAATACGTAGGTGAAAAGAAAATTGAGCAACTTAAGCTTGAAGTATATTTTAAACTGGGAGAAAAAGAAGTTTCTAAAGTATATGAAGACGCACAAGACGGATACGATTACACCAAAGGAAGATATAGTTTACGAACTTTATCTTTTACAGGTAAAGAAAAAGAGGTTATTATACAACAACATAAAGACGGAACTTTTATCACCGAGTACGAAACCATGAAATTTCAATTTATTGGACTTCCATTTACTATAAAAGAAGTAGAAATTGACAATGTAATTGTCAATTTAAATTCAGTAGAATTTAACACTAAAGACAATACCATAACGATTCCTAAAAACTTTAACGAAATCCATGTTATTGGTTAAATTAAAGACCTAACTATTCTCCTTAACATAAAAAAGGTTTCTGTTTTTACAGAAACCTTTTTTCTATACCTAATTACAATTATTGTATACTTTCCATGACATTTTTAATATGTTCAAAATATTTCATTTTATAATTAAAAGTTTCATTATTATAGATTTTATAATATTTGTTATCCTTTTTAAAGTAAAAAATATACCCTTTTTTAACCTTCCCTTTTTTATTAGGTTTTGCTTGGTAAGAAACCCCAAAAGCACCATTTTTTAGCGTATACTTTTTTATATCATCATGCATCGTAACCGCTTGTGCTAAAAGCTCTACATTCTCAGGATAATATTGCTTTTCTATCTCTCTGTATATTACTCTTACTCTTTTACCTTTTTTACCTAACTGTAATTCATGACTATCTTCAAAAATTTTAAAACAGTTTTTATTATGTTCAGCTTCATCTTCATAAACAGTTATTGTTAAATCTGTATCTTTTATTTGTAAAGTAGTCAATTTTCTTTCTTTACAAGAAACCACTACTACTGTCATAAGGATTAATAATCCTAAAAATCTTTTTTTCATCTTTAAAATTTCTTTGATTTAATTATTTTACTTTATCACAACTTAATGCTGCTGTTGCCCCTGTAGTATGCTGCTTTAAATAAGAATCGTAACGTCCGCCTCCAAGGTATTTTCTTATAAAACCAAAGTTTCTATAACCACAACCTTCTTTACTTTTGTACAAAACATCTCCTTCTATATACTTTCCTTCTATATTCCCGTATCTATCTTTTAAAACCGTCCAATCTAAAGTGATAATAGCACGCTTAAAATCTACATCTGACCAATTGTTTTTACTTCCCCACATTTTTACCTGCATCAACATCTGGCTTTCGATACTTCTATCTTTACGTACAGCGTTTGGCACACGCTTTCCTTCCAATATTTTATTTGCTAGTTTTTTAGACATTGCTACTAAACTTTCTGCACCCGCTGAAGCATCATATGTAAAGTATCCAGAAATCACTTCTTCTTTTTGTTTCATTTCACCATCAGTTAATGCTACTCTAATTTGGTGTTTTTTATTACGTAATCTGCTTCCCATTCGTTTTAATAAAAACACACTTCCTTGTTTATCCATTATTGAAGTTTCTACCGAAGCTGGCACTAATTGGAATACAACATAATTTTTTTCTAAATCCTTTTTGTATAATGACTTTACAGTACATTGATTTACAATTTCATTTTCTTTAGGTAGTCTATCCTTTTCATTTTTATCCATCCCTATTGTAATCCAATAATGTGTTTTTCCGTAAGCATCGTAAAATGAATTAGTTAATCTTTTAAAATATTTACTAGCATTAAAAGCAGAAGGTAAATAGGCTACTGCCCATACTTCTTCTCCTACTTTAAATGTATTTTTAATTAACGACTTATCTTCTTTTCCTACAACTGGTTTTTGAGAAAAGAATACTATTTTCCCTACATTTTGTTTATGAAATTCTGATGTTGGACGCTTTACAAAATACTCCTTAACTGTATTTTGTTTCTTTTTATTCAGCTTCGCAAACACATTGCTTTTTATTCCTAATTTTTTCTTTCCTTCTCGTAATTCTTTTTTAGAAGTAGCTAAGGCAGCTATGTTATTAATCCCATTGTTTTTATCTAGTTCTAAAAGCACTAATACGTCTTTTTTACTAGTTAATACAAAGTTGTCTTTTACTGATTCATAACTTCCTTTACGCTTAGACAAAGGATTGAAAATATAGTTATAGCTTCCTCTTGCTGTTTTAAAAGTAGCTTTTATTGTATTATCATCTCGCAAACGAATATCCACACCACTAACTACATCACCTGATGCATAATAAGAACCAGTTTGAAAGTTTTGAGCAACTAACTGTTGTGCAAATACTAGTATAAATATGTATATTATTTGTTTTATTACTTTCATTTTTGATCTTTTAATTTATTATCTCTACCCTCTTTTAACTAGCTTACTACTTTTATCTCTTTTTTATCAAAAGGATCTAATGCAGCACTTTTTACATCTACCTCAACCTTAACAAAATAAGCGGACTTTTCATTCTTAACAAACTTTGCCATACTTCCTATTTTACCCATTGTTCCTCCTTTTTCTTTTAAACTGTCGGCTTTAGACTTTAATAGTTGAAATGGTAGTTCGAAGTCAAAACTTTTACGTTCACCTACTTTAATTACAAAGCTGTTTTCATTAGTAGTTTCTCCTAACTCAAAGTTCTTAGTAGTTTGATTATCTCCCCTTCCTTGTGTAAATTCTTCAATAAACACAAAACGCATATCTACTATTTCTTGATCGCTTTTAGAAGTTAATTCTACACTCCCATAAACAACACCTTCACTTTGTAATACTTGACCGGGTATTGTTAGCTTTGCTTTTACTCCCCCAATACCTAATTTGTTTTTAATAGTTTGTAATAAACCCATATACTTAGTTTTAATTTTCTAAATGTTTTAAGACATTTAGTTTTTCCTTTTATTCTGTTACAAAATTATTTCAACTTAACCTTTTCTATTTCATACTAAAAGGGTGATTTTTATATAAAAAAAGCCTTGTCATAAAAAGACAAGGCTTTGTAATTTAATTATTAAAATGCTATTAATTTACTTTACAAAAACTGCCATAGCTCTTGCATTAGATTCTTTGGTAATATTTATCATAGTTGTGTTTTTCCACAATACAGCATCTTCTTTTTTAGTATTGCTTATAGAGCCTGCTGTATAAGTTGTATTCTCAAAAACAAAAAGATCATTTGGAAATGCATATTTTTTACCATCTGTTAAGTTAGTTGCAACTCCATTTTTCCATACTTTAGGAATATATCCTGCACTTTTTTCCTGTCCTGCTACATATATATCTCCTTTTTCAATTGCTATACTTGAAGGTGTTGCTGAAAAATTCCCATCGGTAATATTAGTTGCTACACCATTTTTCCATAGTTTAATTACATGTTTGGTTCCATTATGTTCTTTTCCTAAAATGTAAACATTGTTATCATAGACTGCAATATCTTCAACACTTGCTGTATGCGTTCCATCCGTTAAAAAAGTTTTTTCACCATTTTTCCAAACTACTGGCCTTACTCCAATAGAACCTATTACATAAACATCATTATTATGAACAATAACTTTAGTTGCTTTCGAAAGTATATTAGATAATATTGTTGGTTTCTTATTTTTCCATAAAGTAGCTCGATCTGGTGAAGTAACCGTTGCAGAATTTCCAGCTAAATACACATCATTATTATGCACATAAACATCATTGACTGTTCCTTTCTCAATACCTTCTGTTAGACTTGTTACAACACCATTCTTCCATAAAGTAGGTGTTAAAGAATTACCAAATATGTACCCACCTATGTATACATCATTTTTATCAGTAATAAAAATATCATTAGCCCAAGCATCTTTTGATGTATCACTTATATTGCTGACACTACCGTCTTGCCACAGTTTCACTATTCCATTTGAAGTTGTTTCATCATATTCCCAATACACTACATAAACTTTAGGCTCCTCTATTATATTTGCTGGAGCTTCATTTTCACTACACGCAGTTAAAAGAAATAAAGACAAAAAAAACAACGACATTAAATCCTTTCTTAAAAAACTCATAGTTAATAACTTATTTTAAATTAAGGCACAAACTTATGGCATTCTACAACGCAAAAAACCACCCGAATCGGGTGGTTTTTACTTTTAAGTAGATAACATTATGTTATTTTAAAACTCAATTCTTTAAATTCAATAATGGCATACTGAATGCTTTTAAAAACGTTGAAGTCTCTTAATTGTGCTACTTGAATTTTTTCCCCATCAGTAAATTTCATGTATAAATTCCCTCCTAAATCAAAGCCATTTATTATAAAACCTCCTTCAGAAGTAAAATCTTTAAACCTTTTCAGTTTTTGTTTTTTTAATGTTATTCCTATTACACTTAATTCTACTACTCCATTTACCAAATCAAATACTAATTCTCTTTTTAACATATAAAATTTAACCGCCACAAATAAAACTCCAATACCTCCAAACATCCAAAATACAAATTCAGGAATTTTATTAGATGCTAACATTTTAAGAACTATCAATACCACTACTATTAAAGTAATTTTATTTCTATTTTTTGTATTAACATCACTTGTTAGTCGGTTCATTTTTACGCCTACCTCACAAACTTCCATCCAATTAGAAAGATTGTATTTCATTATAATATTATTAATTGTGCTTTTTTGAGTTTCTGTTAACATACAAGCGCTATTCATTATATTACAATGTCTTTATTTTACTTTATCACAATTGACATGTGTAATATGAATTGAATCTCCTCCTCCATAAACTTTAACAGTATTACTATATCTTCCTCCTCCCATATATTTTTTTATAAACCTAAACTCCATGTAACCGCAATCTCCTCCATTTCTACCTGTAAATGTTATTACTCCATCCAAATACAATCCTTCAATTCTAAAATACAATTCATCTGATCGTCTTGTTTTCAAAACATCCCAATCTTTTGAAGTAATTATCACATTTTTCCAATTTGTATCAGCATAATACGAATCTCCATAAGCATGATCTTTTACTGCTTCTTTTAACTTAGCCTCTAAACTAGCATCTTTCTTTCTAGCTTTGGGAAGCTCTTTTGCATCAAACTGTTTCTTGTTTATACCTTTAGCTATTTTGTCAAAATCTCCAGTACCTTGAGATAAATCAAGAGTAAAAGCCCCTGATATTGTTAAATCTTTTCTTTTAGCATAACTTTTTGTATTTAGTCCTATTTTAAGTTTTTGTACTTTATTATCTAATAATTTAGATATTCGCTCACTAACCCATGAAGCCCCATTATCATTCATTTTATTTTCATTTAATGTAGGAATTACCTGAAAAATGATATAATTGTTCTTCAAATCGTCTTTATTAATTTCTCTAACCGCTGCCATAGAAAATAACCTTCCTTCTTCACCAACCATACCTCTATCATTTTTAAACATAGCAATTCCTACAAAATAGCGTTTCTTTCTCTCTTTTTCGTCATAATATTCTTGATATAAGTCTCTCATTTCCCCATATGGTTTTGGTAAATAAGCTATAGCCCAAACTGGTTCTCCTACTTTAAAATGAGTTTTAATTTTATTAGGGTCTTCCTTTCCTATTTCTGGTTTTTCAGAGAAAAAAATAACTTGTCCTGCACGTCCTTTACTTAATTTAGAAGGCTCATCAGATGGAATTAACTTCCCTACCATAGGTGAAAATTCTTTTTTTGACTCACTTAACGCTGCCAAATTTTGTTTAAACTTACTTAGTAGTTTAAACTTTTTCATTTTACTTTTGAGTGTTTTTTTATCTCTTGCATATAGTATGTGCGTAGTTACAATTCTATCGTTGTCAAGCATATATAAATCGATAAAATTTTCACTAGCATTATATTTTAGATGTAATATTGACTCATTCCTCTCAAAAGAACGCTTTTCATACGCTATCTCTCCTTCATAAGTATTTTCTTGTTTATCCAGTTGCTTACAAACAAAAATGGTTGCTTTACTAGTTCCTCTTTTTCTTAACGTTACTTTTACACCACCATCAGTACGTTTAAAAACTTCTAACTTACCAGCTCTAATGTCACTTGGAATAAAACTACCGTCTATTACATTTTGTCCGTATGATACACTACAGACAACACCTATTATAAGTATAATTAAATATTGTTTCATGGTACTTTTTTTCTAATTATTTATATTTTTTAAATGTTTATTTTTCATTAAGCTGCAAACCTATTGTATTCTAAAACACAAAAAACCACCCGAATCGGGTGGTTTTCTCACTAATTAAAACCTATTTCTTATATAACACTAATCATTACCAATTGATTTTTTAGAATTTTATACATAAATCTTTAATTACTTCTTAATAAACTGTTGAATTCCTACTTTATTAGAATCGGTTTTTATTTTTAAAATATATACACCTTTTATTAAGTTTGTAATATCTATTTTTTGAGTATTACTTTTTAAAACCTCTTTACCTAACATATCATAAACTAATAATTCTTTTATTGAATTTTCTGTTTTCACATTGATGTAAGTAGTTGATGGATTTGGATATACAGAAAAACCAGTCAATATATCATCATTTATAGAAGCCGTTACACAATTTTCACTAAAAGTGCTGGCTGCATCAACTTGTGTCCAATTTGTTTTACTATAAACTGCATCATCAACTTGAATACAACTTAAATTTGGTGTATTAGGTGCATATAAATCTGACATATTTGCATTCCC encodes the following:
- a CDS encoding glycoside hydrolase family 31 protein, translated to MIINTEIEYKGNLFPGKITSFSQDVDKIYFKTENGVILQVTILRGSVIRFRYATDNNFEKDFSYAISEDGVRGYTKLEVEEHVTCYKIITLKIIIQIHKENLKSTIYDTKGNIICRDDWGFHWEQSYEYGGNIVKMSKAAPQGECYYGLGDKPMHLNLKGKRVENWATDQYAFGKDQDPLYKSVPFYIGMHEERAYGIFFDNTFKTFFDFCHERRNVTSFWAHGGEMNYYFFFGPDMQDVITRYTDLTGKPELPPLWALGYHQCKWSYYPESKVKEVTGKFRELRIPCDGIYLDIDYMDGFRCFTWNNEYFPNPKRMVAELAADGFKTVAIIDPGIKIDDDYWVYQEAMEKDFFCKRADGPYMRGKVWPGECFFPDFTNPKVRTWWSGLFKEIIDEIGVKGIWNDMNEPAVMEVPGKTFPNDVRHSYDGNYCSHRKAHNIYGTQMARATYEGVKKYAYPKRPFIITRSAYSGAQRYTSSWTGDNIATWEHLWIANIQAQRMSMSGMSFTGSDIGGFAEHPTGELYARWIQLGVFHPFCRTHSSGDHGSQEPWTFGEEVIDVTRKYVELRYQLLPYLYTMFWEYATYGIPMLKSLVLYDQLDIQTHYRTDEFIFGNQILVCPVQEPNSKGRRMYIPQGHWYNYWTQEYVTGGMEKWVDADIDIIPMFIKEGTILPKYPVQQYVGEKKIEQLKLEVYFKLGEKEVSKVYEDAQDGYDYTKGRYSLRTLSFTGKEKEVIIQQHKDGTFITEYETMKFQFIGLPFTIKEVEIDNVIVNLNSVEFNTKDNTITIPKNFNEIHVIG
- a CDS encoding sporulation protein, which gives rise to MGLLQTIKNKLGIGGVKAKLTIPGQVLQSEGVVYGSVELTSKSDQEIVDMRFVFIEEFTQGRGDNQTTKNFELGETTNENSFVIKVGERKSFDFELPFQLLKSKADSLKEKGGTMGKIGSMAKFVKNEKSAYFVKVEVDVKSAALDPFDKKEIKVVS
- the glgB gene encoding 1,4-alpha-glucan branching protein GlgB, yielding MSNVITYSLFTDFDIDLFKAGKHYRLYKKLGSHTLTVNGIAGTYFAVWAPSAKKVSVIGDFNHWTEEEHLLNVRWDKSGIWEGFIPNIGKGNLYKYKILSHNNNIRTEKADPFAKRCEHPPKTASVVWNDDYLWSDNNWLKKRKQHNALNAPFSVYEVHLASWKKKFDDNHRSYSYIEMADELVNYVKDMNFTHVELMPVMEHPYEPSWGYQITGYFAPTSRFGYPEDFKYLIDKFHQNDIGVILDWVPSHFPEDSHGLGFFDGSHLYEHPDRRKGYHPDWKSLIFNYERNEVRSFLISNAIYWLDQYHIDGLRVDAVASMIFLDYSRSEGEWEPNIYGGNENLDAIEFLKELNEEVYASFPDVQTIAEESTAFPKISKPTYLGGLGFGMKWMMGWMHDSLQYFGKEPIYRKHHQNDLTFSMTYAFTENFMLPLSHDEVVHGKSSIVGRMPGDEWQKFANLRLLYSYMFTHSGSKLLFMGSEFGQHAEWNFQTSLDWYVLQYDVHKGTQKLVKDLNTLYRKYPALYEKQFEQEGFEWINYDDHENSVISYIRKGKHEKNSLIVVCNMTPIPRESYRIGLPKKGKLIQLFNSDYKKYGGSGISNKKSLPIEKVNWNYRSFSCEIILPPLATVVFKIES